The following coding sequences are from one Acomys russatus chromosome 16, mAcoRus1.1, whole genome shotgun sequence window:
- the LOC127200811 gene encoding proline-rich protein 2-like — protein sequence MSPEGGGERGTTVNLGQSPLLGRGAPLTHFSWCPLPWGHCPTPGGSANPEGCTAHGVGGRPLPTLCHDPRARGVRGPRGGPCPSSLARAPGFPRTSGVCKDPPGPPPRPLAPQPPSGGKRRLRRGRSSKQLQRPGLASKRAPLPGPCRRPSGPPGCPQGRAVQDPEDPRRLQASPRLALEAPEATRAAENGEVRTYLSLLSTPSWIHLSTSPQSIMGRRPQAAGQG from the exons ATGTCCccggaggggggcggggagagggggacTACAGTGAATCTTGGGCAGAGCCCTCTGCTGGGGAGGGGCGCCCCCCTGACCCACTTTTCGTggtgtcctcttccctggggtCACTGCCCCACCCCGGGTGGAAGTGCTAACCCGGAGGGCTGCACCGCGCACGGCGTGGGAGGCCGCCCGCTCCCCACCCTATGCCACGACCCCAGGGCGCGGGGCGTGCGGGGACCCCGGGGCGGCCCGTGCCCGAGCAGCCTCGCGCGGGCTCCTGGGTTCCCCCGAACCTCAGGCGTGTGCAAGGACCCCCCCGGGCCACCGCCTAGGCCCCTGGCGCCTCAGCCCCCCAGCGGAGGGAAAAGGAGATTGAGGAGGGGAAGAAGCAGTAAACAGCTCCAGCGTCCGGGCCTCGCCTCTAAGAGAGCCCCGCTCCCCGGGCCCTGTCGCCGGCCGTCGGGACCCCCCGGCTGTCCCCAGGGCCGCGCTGTCCAGGACCCGGAGGACCCGAGAAGACTCCAGGCCTCTCCCCGGTTAGCTCTGGAGGCTCCAGAAGCGACCCGGGCAGCGGAGAACGGGGAAGTCAGGACTTACCTGTCATTACTTTCTacgccatcttggatccactTGTCAACGTCCCCACAAAGCATTATGG GGCGGCGACCCCAAGCGGCGGGACAAGGTTGA